A portion of the Aricia agestis chromosome 1, ilAriAges1.1, whole genome shotgun sequence genome contains these proteins:
- the LOC121725389 gene encoding 26S proteasome non-ATPase regulatory subunit 9, whose product MVGYNMDGAARDRVMKLIQDKDRIESEIREQNLVLEANHVGMQDSLTDSEGFPRNDIDVYKVRHARHRIICLQNDHKNIMKQIEQGLGDVHAGFLGSTTSNGASTSQLTYTNGHSRDITISNGSDAHEHTFAVVGFVQEGSPADLSGLCENDNIIQFGSVTANNFSDITQVHNVVMHSVGQPIQVKVRRGTHILCMTVTPRPWGQPGLLGCQINRLAFT is encoded by the exons ATGGTAGGCTACAATATGGATGGTGCTGCCAGAGACAGAGTTATGAAATTGATTCAAGATAAAGATAGAATTGAATCTGAAATTCGTGAACAGAATTTAGTTCTAGAAGCAAATCATGTAGGAATGCAAGATTCTCTTACCGATAGTGAAGGCTTTCCAAGGAACGATATTGATGTATATAAAGTCCGACACGCAAGACATCGCATTATTT GTTTGCAAAACGATCACAAAAACATAATGAAGCAAATAGAACAAGGTCTAGGTGATGTACATGCTGGGTTTCTGGGAAGTACCACTAGCAACGGAGCCTCCACCTCTCAACTCACATACACCAACGGCCATAGTAGAGATATCACAATCAGTAATGGTTCAGATGCCCATGAACACACTTTTGCGGTGGTCGGTTTTGTACAAGAAGGCTCTCCAGCTGACTTAAGT GGTCTATGTGAAAACGACAACATAATTCAGTTTGGCTCAGTAACTGCAAACAATTTCTCGGACATCACCCAGGTACACAATGTAGTCATGCACTCAGTGGGACAACCAATTCAAGTAAAAGTTAGAAGAGGTACGCACATCCTGTGCATGACAGTCACACCCCGACCGTGGGGTCAGCCTGGATTGCTTGGCTGCCAAATAAACAGACTGGCCTTCACATAG